Proteins encoded in a region of the Haloarcula sp. CBA1129 genome:
- a CDS encoding DUF255 domain-containing protein, with amino-acid sequence MDEYARDTKVEWREWGTAPFEEAAESGKPVLLALTVPWSDECRAMDRGTYGEPRIAANINDGFVPVRVDADRNPRVRERYTMGGFPSTVFLTPDGEVITGATFLGPDGFRGILDSVRESWDAQGAAAGSVPRQLQDESPPAGELQPRIEEHMVEQLLGAFDDEFGGWGTDVKFPLPRTVEFALVRARDQATRTLEAIRTHLLDTYDGGFFRYSTERNWGNPRREKLLDENAALVRAFAHGYRYTGTEAYRDAAQRTVDYLTTTLWSGDAFAASQAGSDEYYRLEPSEREDTIPPNVDETVFADRNGLAIDALLWVAAYTDDERAQQYASRARDAVCDTLVDGGEVAHYDGADSDTGLLLDQAQLLQGLTTSWQVLGEPGPARAVADWTIENRQQNDSAFRDGPASGAGLCNRSLHPLDATVELADAFVDLAALTGEDRYRNAALTAVESFAGAAERMGVEVAGYAGVAARLQQPQTLTVGTEAGTDLHRAALRLADHETTVVPEPAGDGTARLLDGDAIVAEGTTPAELESSLTGER; translated from the coding sequence ATGGACGAATACGCACGCGACACGAAGGTCGAGTGGCGCGAATGGGGGACAGCCCCATTCGAGGAGGCCGCCGAGTCGGGGAAGCCGGTACTGCTGGCGCTGACGGTCCCGTGGAGCGACGAGTGCCGGGCGATGGACCGTGGCACGTACGGCGAGCCGCGCATCGCGGCCAACATCAACGACGGGTTCGTCCCGGTCCGCGTCGACGCCGACCGGAACCCACGCGTCCGGGAGCGGTACACGATGGGCGGGTTCCCGTCTACGGTGTTTCTCACTCCGGATGGCGAGGTTATCACCGGGGCGACGTTCCTCGGGCCGGACGGGTTCCGCGGCATTCTAGACTCCGTTCGAGAGTCATGGGACGCACAGGGCGCGGCGGCGGGCTCGGTCCCCCGACAGCTACAGGACGAATCGCCGCCGGCCGGCGAGCTCCAACCGCGCATCGAGGAGCACATGGTCGAGCAGTTGCTGGGTGCGTTCGACGACGAGTTCGGCGGCTGGGGAACCGACGTGAAGTTCCCGCTCCCACGAACGGTCGAGTTCGCCCTCGTCCGTGCGCGGGATCAGGCGACCCGGACGCTCGAAGCGATCCGCACGCACCTGCTCGACACCTACGACGGCGGCTTCTTCCGGTACTCCACGGAGCGCAACTGGGGGAACCCCCGGCGCGAGAAACTGCTCGACGAGAACGCCGCTCTGGTCCGGGCGTTCGCGCACGGCTACCGGTACACCGGGACCGAGGCGTACCGGGACGCCGCCCAGCGGACCGTCGACTACCTCACGACGACGCTGTGGTCCGGTGATGCGTTCGCGGCGAGTCAGGCCGGGTCGGACGAGTACTACCGACTGGAGCCAAGCGAGCGCGAAGACACGATACCGCCGAACGTCGACGAGACGGTGTTTGCCGACCGCAACGGGCTCGCCATCGACGCCTTGCTGTGGGTCGCGGCCTACACTGACGACGAGCGCGCCCAGCAGTACGCCAGTCGTGCCAGAGACGCTGTCTGTGACACACTCGTCGACGGCGGCGAGGTTGCCCACTACGACGGCGCGGACAGCGACACTGGCCTGTTGCTGGACCAAGCCCAGCTGTTGCAGGGCTTGACCACGAGCTGGCAGGTCCTCGGGGAGCCGGGGCCAGCCAGAGCTGTCGCCGACTGGACCATCGAAAATCGCCAGCAGAACGACAGCGCGTTCCGCGACGGTCCAGCCAGCGGAGCAGGGCTCTGTAACCGCTCGCTCCATCCGCTCGATGCGACAGTGGAACTGGCCGACGCCTTCGTCGACCTCGCAGCGCTCACCGGTGAGGACCGGTACCGCAACGCAGCGCTGACAGCCGTCGAGTCCTTCGCCGGCGCAGCCGAGCGTATGGGCGTCGAAGTGGCCGGCTACGCCGGCGTCGCGGCCCGGCTCCAGCAGCCCCAGACGCTCACCGTCGGCACCGAAGCGGGAACGGACCTCCACCGTGCGGCGCTCCGGCTGGCCGACCACGAAACCACCGTTGTGCCGGAGCCTGCCGGCGACGGCACCGCGCGGCTCCTCGACGGCGACGCCATCGTCGCCGAGGGGACGACGCCAGCCGAACTCGAATCGTCGCTCACTGGCGAACGCTGA
- a CDS encoding response regulator, with translation MTKGRQATILVVDDEPAVADVYAEQLQDRYTVETAYSGEAALSKLASTVDVVLLDRRMPDLSGDEVLSAIREKRYDTRVAMVTAVDPDFDIIEMPFDDYVLKPVSKEDLFQTIEQLLLYADYEERLRECYSLTAKYAALESSKSQAVLDESEEFTELKAELTEVRAELDDITDSFDATDFELLFRGFETDESMPDSTQL, from the coding sequence ATGACAAAGGGTCGGCAAGCGACAATCCTTGTCGTTGACGACGAACCAGCGGTAGCCGACGTGTACGCGGAACAGTTACAGGACCGGTACACAGTCGAGACGGCATACAGCGGTGAGGCCGCCCTTTCGAAGCTTGCTTCCACGGTCGACGTTGTCCTGTTAGACCGGCGGATGCCGGACCTCTCCGGCGACGAGGTGCTGTCGGCAATCCGTGAGAAGCGCTACGACACGCGCGTGGCGATGGTGACCGCAGTTGACCCCGACTTCGACATCATCGAGATGCCCTTCGATGATTACGTCCTCAAACCGGTGTCGAAGGAGGACCTCTTCCAGACAATCGAACAGTTGCTCCTGTACGCCGATTACGAGGAACGTCTGCGTGAGTGCTACTCGCTCACGGCGAAATACGCTGCACTGGAATCGTCGAAGTCACAGGCCGTCCTCGATGAGAGCGAGGAGTTCACTGAACTGAAGGCCGAACTCACAGAGGTACGTGCGGAGCTTGACGACATCACGGATTCGTTCGACGCCACGGATTTCGAGTTACTGTTTCGGGGCTTTGAGACGGACGAATCAATGCCGGACAGCACACAGCTTTGA
- a CDS encoding MOSC domain-containing protein, which yields MAHVERLTVYPVKALDGMDCDSVSIRPGGTLAHDREFAMADTDDNVVNGKRTDRVHDIDTSYTAETGTLSVTADGDSASFELRDERDRTRAADWLGAFFDVDLTIKRDENCGYVDRREMGPSVISTATLETVASWFDEVTVDGLRRRLRANVEIGGVPAFWEDRFVGADAPAFRAGGVRFEGETPCGRCVVPQRDPDTGEETPEFRERFIERRREMFPEWADRDAFDHFYTLMLIARVPEGDRGSELTAGDPVEVVSAAET from the coding sequence GTGGCACACGTCGAACGACTTACCGTCTACCCCGTCAAGGCGCTGGACGGCATGGACTGCGACTCGGTATCGATCCGCCCGGGCGGGACGCTGGCTCACGACCGCGAGTTCGCCATGGCCGACACCGACGACAACGTGGTCAACGGAAAGCGAACGGATCGCGTCCACGATATCGACACCAGCTATACCGCCGAGACAGGAACGCTGTCGGTCACAGCCGACGGCGACAGCGCGTCATTCGAACTCCGGGATGAGCGAGACCGTACCCGAGCAGCCGACTGGCTCGGTGCGTTCTTCGACGTGGATCTGACCATCAAACGCGACGAGAACTGCGGCTACGTCGACCGGCGGGAGATGGGGCCGTCGGTCATCAGCACTGCGACGCTGGAAACCGTGGCGTCGTGGTTCGACGAGGTGACAGTCGACGGGCTGCGCAGACGACTCCGAGCGAACGTCGAGATCGGCGGCGTCCCGGCGTTCTGGGAGGACCGCTTCGTCGGCGCGGACGCTCCTGCGTTCCGGGCCGGTGGCGTCCGCTTCGAAGGCGAAACACCCTGTGGTCGCTGTGTGGTCCCCCAGCGGGACCCTGACACCGGCGAGGAAACCCCGGAGTTCCGGGAGCGGTTCATCGAACGCCGGCGGGAGATGTTCCCGGAGTGGGCCGACCGGGACGCCTTCGACCACTTCTACACGCTGATGCTCATCGCACGCGTTCCCGAGGGCGACCGCGGTTCGGAGCTGACCGCCGGGGACCCCGTCGAGGTCGTGTCGGCGGCCGAGACGTAA
- a CDS encoding TrmB family transcriptional regulator translates to MSSLRDLGLSEYEARAYRSLLETGPTTAKELSRASDVPMGRIYDVLNSLETYNLVRSQTASRPKKYVAVEPDTALDRLLEDKKRELQEKVGQYEEIVADLSSQLESAEPVEEPFWTAAVGPNNSLDLLLERLAAADDEIIMVGSAPARQVDILSGTERIVDELEAALERGVEVSLLVRPDLFESLPEEANREYYERLFHYDNYSARASPNIRTTFELLDGVEVCIEVPHPLGREETFGVIDMKDSDFTADIRKAFEEHWAEATPVGPP, encoded by the coding sequence ATGTCCAGTCTCAGAGATCTCGGACTCTCCGAGTATGAAGCAAGAGCATACCGGTCGCTACTTGAAACGGGACCGACAACGGCTAAGGAACTGTCGCGGGCCAGCGACGTCCCGATGGGCCGCATCTACGACGTGCTCAACAGCCTCGAAACATACAATCTCGTCCGCAGCCAGACCGCCAGTCGGCCCAAGAAATACGTCGCGGTCGAGCCGGACACGGCCCTTGACCGCCTGCTCGAGGACAAGAAGCGCGAACTTCAGGAGAAGGTCGGCCAGTACGAGGAAATCGTTGCTGATCTCTCGTCACAGTTGGAGTCGGCAGAACCAGTCGAAGAGCCGTTCTGGACTGCTGCCGTCGGTCCCAATAACTCGCTTGATCTGTTGCTTGAACGGCTGGCCGCTGCCGACGACGAGATCATCATGGTCGGCTCGGCACCCGCCCGGCAGGTGGACATCCTCTCCGGCACCGAGCGGATCGTCGATGAACTCGAAGCGGCGTTAGAACGGGGCGTTGAGGTGTCCCTGCTCGTCCGACCGGACCTGTTCGAGAGCCTTCCCGAGGAAGCCAACCGAGAGTACTACGAGCGCCTTTTCCACTACGACAACTACAGCGCCCGTGCCAGTCCGAACATCAGGACCACGTTCGAGCTGCTCGACGGCGTCGAAGTCTGTATCGAGGTCCCACACCCCCTCGGCCGCGAGGAGACCTTCGGCGTCATCGACATGAAAGACTCGGATTTCACTGCTGATATCAGAAAAGCCTTCGAGGAACACTGGGCCGAAGCGACGCCGGTCGGACCGCCGTAG
- a CDS encoding amino acid permease, which produces MVEHTRTLDFKIAFAIGLGTMIAAGIFSLSGTAVAAIGSSAVIAFVIAAVIAGVTAAAYSEFASVYSENGGGYLFCSRTFEERDLLTYSIGMSLFLGYTGTTAFYLATMDEWVVRFLLPESLHFLPHGTAGVATALLLGILNARGTEESGSFQLIVTGAKVAVLMAFIGGAFAFRGPSVAVGKFAANFGGGPVDILTISALAFITFFGFSAIAASAGEIIEPKRTVPRAIAASMLTVTVLYAFVIIAMVNSPVPAEIIAQEGETAMGRVAASFLGSIGESLIVAGAIFSMVSASNASILAASSIGSLMGTRGQAPRRFSRIHPDYGTPSWSVGSATAVIILLIVFFIALFPAEGGLLAGLGLHLGLNALTGFATLNLLMPLAVVNVALIYSRRRFPDITRGFRVPGVPVVPVIGVLANLGLIYNLPPKGVVTGLVLTGAMVVAYLAWGGAPETEDLLREVVPEAPASGAASESEVEAVAGAAGAAGDGGFRILVPIARPDRAARYVELAAALAEVSDEDPIVHVLNVTQVPDQTPWESVQDTAKARTERIRSELDENGYGVDFLIEGHTCRDVAFDILQTARDDDADLILMGYPERHQDVTETVEREAPCDVFFADKTTSADDLDVINIGAGGGPHHQAVLPLVNALGQLGSDLHLINVSTDDKGANEAPGTTLDALEGVETTQVHNVRAGTVADGLVETAAENGGVLVIGASRDRWLRQALFGSTPDEVIALAAERDVPVLVYASQTGVSGRLSERLFPITRYLRKRLSRSGPKQGSSPDWN; this is translated from the coding sequence ATGGTCGAACACACCCGAACGCTAGACTTCAAGATCGCGTTCGCAATCGGGCTGGGGACGATGATAGCAGCCGGGATTTTCTCGCTGTCTGGCACTGCCGTCGCAGCAATCGGGTCGAGCGCCGTCATTGCGTTCGTCATCGCCGCCGTCATCGCGGGCGTTACCGCCGCCGCGTACTCCGAGTTCGCATCGGTCTACTCCGAGAACGGCGGCGGCTACCTCTTCTGTTCGCGAACCTTCGAGGAACGGGACCTGCTGACCTACAGCATCGGGATGTCGTTGTTTCTCGGCTACACCGGGACGACGGCGTTCTACCTCGCGACGATGGACGAGTGGGTCGTCCGCTTCCTCCTCCCCGAATCGCTTCACTTCCTGCCCCACGGGACCGCCGGCGTGGCGACGGCGCTCCTGCTCGGGATCCTCAATGCGCGGGGGACCGAGGAGAGCGGAAGCTTCCAGCTCATCGTCACGGGCGCGAAGGTCGCCGTCCTGATGGCGTTCATCGGCGGCGCGTTCGCCTTCCGCGGTCCTTCGGTGGCCGTCGGCAAGTTCGCCGCTAACTTCGGCGGCGGTCCCGTCGATATCCTCACCATCTCGGCGCTGGCGTTCATCACGTTCTTCGGTTTCTCGGCCATCGCGGCCAGCGCGGGCGAGATAATCGAGCCGAAGCGGACTGTCCCCCGTGCCATCGCCGCGAGCATGCTGACGGTCACCGTCCTCTACGCGTTCGTCATCATCGCGATGGTGAACTCCCCGGTCCCGGCCGAGATTATCGCACAGGAGGGCGAAACGGCGATGGGCCGGGTCGCCGCCTCGTTCCTCGGAAGTATCGGCGAGAGCCTCATCGTCGCCGGCGCGATTTTCTCGATGGTTTCGGCCTCGAACGCCTCGATTCTCGCCGCGAGCAGCATCGGCTCGTTGATGGGGACCCGTGGGCAGGCCCCCCGGCGGTTCTCGCGCATCCATCCCGACTACGGGACGCCGTCGTGGAGCGTTGGGAGCGCGACGGCGGTCATCATTCTGCTCATCGTGTTCTTCATCGCGCTGTTTCCGGCGGAGGGTGGCCTGCTCGCCGGGCTCGGCCTCCATCTGGGGCTGAACGCCCTGACTGGGTTTGCGACGCTGAACCTCCTCATGCCGCTGGCCGTCGTCAACGTCGCACTCATCTACTCCCGGCGGCGGTTCCCGGACATCACGCGCGGCTTCCGCGTGCCGGGCGTCCCGGTCGTGCCGGTCATCGGCGTGCTCGCGAACCTCGGTCTCATCTACAACCTCCCGCCGAAGGGCGTCGTAACCGGGCTGGTTCTGACGGGCGCTATGGTCGTCGCGTACCTCGCGTGGGGCGGTGCGCCGGAGACCGAGGACTTGCTCCGGGAGGTGGTTCCGGAGGCCCCGGCATCGGGTGCGGCGAGCGAAAGCGAGGTTGAAGCGGTCGCCGGGGCCGCTGGAGCGGCCGGAGACGGTGGCTTCCGCATCCTCGTTCCCATCGCACGCCCGGACCGCGCCGCTCGCTACGTCGAACTCGCGGCGGCGCTCGCGGAGGTGTCCGACGAGGACCCAATCGTCCACGTCCTCAACGTGACGCAGGTGCCCGACCAGACGCCTTGGGAATCCGTTCAGGACACCGCGAAGGCACGAACCGAGCGGATCCGGTCAGAGCTAGACGAGAACGGGTACGGCGTCGACTTCCTCATCGAGGGCCACACCTGCCGCGACGTAGCCTTCGACATCCTCCAGACGGCGCGCGACGACGACGCCGACCTCATCCTCATGGGGTATCCCGAGCGCCATCAGGACGTCACCGAGACTGTCGAGCGCGAAGCGCCCTGTGACGTGTTCTTTGCCGACAAGACCACGTCCGCGGACGACCTCGACGTGATCAACATCGGTGCGGGCGGCGGCCCACACCACCAAGCAGTGCTCCCGCTCGTGAACGCGCTCGGGCAACTGGGGAGCGACCTCCACCTCATCAACGTCAGTACCGACGACAAGGGGGCCAACGAGGCCCCGGGCACCACGCTCGATGCACTCGAAGGCGTCGAGACGACGCAAGTCCACAACGTCCGGGCCGGGACCGTCGCCGACGGCCTCGTCGAGACTGCGGCGGAGAACGGCGGTGTGCTGGTCATCGGTGCGTCGCGGGACCGCTGGCTCAGGCAGGCCCTGTTCGGCAGCACGCCTGACGAGGTCATCGCCCTCGCCGCCGAGCGGGACGTGCCAGTCCTCGTCTACGCCAGCCAGACCGGGGTTTCCGGTCGGCTGAGCGAGCGGCTGTTCCCGATTACACGCTATCTCAGAAAGCGGCTATCGCGGTCCGGCCCGAAACAGGGCTCCAGCCCCGACTGGAACTAG
- a CDS encoding anthranilate phosphoribosyltransferase, which translates to MAQATREYGEWPLKRLMTEVVGSGHKSADDMSRTQAREAFRRILGDEPDHTTLGAFWLANRWKRNTPEELGAYVDVMSEESVETATPEADPVDCGANYDGKGRSAILGVAAGVVAAAAGTPVVVHSGDRVPTQKQDAYKHVLDELGVRTEIEPSESADMVDEVGFGFYYQPAFNPGIDALFERRDNMGVRTFVNTVETLANPANANVHLGSFYHLAFAKKMVRTLARSETSSVERALFFQGMEGYDDVRPGETIVAEWPVAGDESDDEDIADFEIRTGEYGMDIESEDLQVDDVAEESAAITEAVLTGEREDGFADAVALNAALRIYAREDADSIQDGLAQAREAIADGSAADRLDDLRAF; encoded by the coding sequence ATGGCGCAAGCGACCCGGGAGTACGGCGAATGGCCGCTCAAACGACTCATGACGGAGGTCGTCGGTTCCGGTCACAAATCGGCCGACGACATGTCCCGCACACAGGCCCGGGAGGCGTTCCGACGCATCCTCGGCGACGAACCCGACCACACGACGCTTGGCGCGTTCTGGCTCGCCAACCGCTGGAAACGTAACACCCCCGAAGAACTGGGTGCGTACGTCGACGTGATGTCCGAGGAATCCGTCGAGACAGCCACTCCAGAAGCTGACCCGGTCGACTGCGGGGCCAATTACGACGGCAAGGGACGGTCCGCGATTCTCGGCGTCGCCGCGGGTGTCGTCGCCGCCGCCGCTGGCACGCCCGTTGTCGTCCACTCCGGCGACCGCGTCCCGACACAGAAGCAGGACGCTTACAAGCATGTGCTGGACGAACTGGGCGTCCGAACCGAAATCGAGCCCAGCGAAAGCGCCGACATGGTCGACGAAGTCGGCTTTGGCTTCTACTACCAGCCGGCGTTCAACCCCGGCATCGACGCCCTGTTCGAGCGCCGCGACAACATGGGCGTCCGGACGTTCGTCAACACTGTTGAAACGCTCGCGAACCCAGCCAACGCAAACGTGCATCTCGGCAGCTTCTATCACTTGGCTTTCGCGAAGAAGATGGTCCGAACGCTTGCCCGGTCCGAGACCAGCAGCGTCGAGCGTGCCCTGTTCTTCCAAGGAATGGAGGGCTACGACGATGTCCGCCCCGGCGAGACTATCGTCGCCGAATGGCCTGTCGCCGGCGACGAATCCGACGACGAGGACATCGCGGACTTCGAAATCCGGACCGGCGAGTACGGCATGGACATCGAGAGCGAGGACCTGCAGGTCGACGACGTAGCCGAGGAGTCGGCGGCGATAACCGAGGCTGTGCTGACGGGTGAACGCGAGGACGGCTTCGCCGACGCTGTCGCGCTCAACGCCGCGCTCCGCATCTACGCCCGCGAAGACGCTGATAGTATTCAGGACGGGCTTGCGCAGGCCCGTGAGGCGATTGCCGACGGCAGCGCTGCCGATAGACTCGACGACCTCCGGGCCTTCTAA
- a CDS encoding peptidylprolyl isomerase, giving the protein MSDLTATLHTTEGEIEVELYDERVPTTVENFVGLAEGADDYDGTEVGPGTGAWEDPDSSEKRIDPLYTDIDIHRIIEDFMIQMGDPTGTGRGGPGYSFDDEFHDELSHDGPGVLSMANSGPNTNGSQFFITLDAQPHLDGKHAVFGKVIDGMEVVESIGSVDTDRNDAPTEEMLLESVEIHR; this is encoded by the coding sequence ATGAGCGACCTGACCGCGACCCTCCACACGACAGAGGGCGAGATCGAAGTCGAACTGTACGACGAGCGCGTTCCGACCACCGTCGAAAACTTCGTCGGACTGGCCGAAGGCGCTGACGACTACGACGGAACCGAAGTCGGTCCGGGAACCGGCGCGTGGGAAGACCCCGACTCCAGCGAGAAGCGCATCGACCCGTTGTACACCGACATCGACATCCACCGCATCATCGAGGACTTCATGATTCAGATGGGTGACCCGACCGGCACCGGCCGCGGCGGCCCCGGCTACTCCTTCGACGACGAGTTCCACGACGAACTCAGCCACGACGGCCCGGGCGTCCTCAGCATGGCCAACAGCGGCCCGAACACCAACGGCTCGCAGTTCTTCATCACGCTCGACGCCCAGCCTCACCTCGACGGCAAGCACGCCGTCTTCGGGAAGGTCATCGACGGAATGGAGGTCGTCGAGTCCATCGGCAGCGTCGACACCGACCGCAACGACGCGCCGACTGAGGAGATGCTGCTCGAATCCGTCGAGATTCACCGATAA
- the mptA gene encoding GTP cyclohydrolase MptA: MSQQLPDVQASSPDVTVGLNRVGVTGVEKLVKLGRRDRDPIVLMAEFEVFVDLPSWRKGADMSRNMEVIDETLETAVSEEAYRVEDVCGDAAELLLEKHDYTTKAEVRMEAEYVTHESTPASEMATQSTADIIASATATEDGTSEEIGARVTGMTVCPCSQGMSAARARETLQQLDVDDDVIEEFLETNPQAGHSQRGHATLTVQSDGAPEVDLNELIEVARDSMSARIYNLAKRPDEDHMTYEAHKDAKFVEDCVRALAEGVVETFPDLPDDAVVTMKQSNDESIHQHNAHAERVAQLSDLRQEVSE; the protein is encoded by the coding sequence ATGAGTCAGCAACTCCCGGACGTGCAGGCGTCGAGTCCGGACGTAACGGTCGGTCTCAATCGCGTCGGTGTGACGGGCGTCGAGAAACTCGTCAAACTGGGGCGTCGTGACCGCGACCCCATCGTACTCATGGCGGAGTTCGAAGTGTTCGTGGACCTGCCGTCTTGGCGAAAGGGGGCCGATATGTCCCGCAATATGGAGGTTATCGACGAGACGCTGGAAACCGCCGTATCCGAGGAAGCTTATCGGGTTGAGGATGTCTGTGGCGACGCTGCCGAACTTCTGCTTGAGAAGCACGATTACACGACGAAAGCGGAAGTCCGGATGGAAGCGGAGTACGTCACCCACGAGTCCACGCCGGCCTCCGAAATGGCGACACAGTCGACCGCTGACATCATCGCCTCGGCGACGGCGACTGAAGACGGGACGAGCGAGGAAATCGGCGCTCGTGTCACCGGGATGACTGTCTGTCCGTGTTCACAGGGGATGTCAGCCGCCCGCGCCCGCGAGACGCTCCAGCAGCTAGATGTCGACGACGACGTCATCGAAGAGTTCCTCGAAACCAATCCGCAGGCCGGCCACTCACAGCGGGGCCACGCCACGCTCACTGTCCAGAGCGACGGTGCGCCCGAGGTCGACCTGAACGAACTCATCGAAGTCGCCCGCGACTCGATGAGCGCTCGCATCTACAACCTCGCGAAGCGGCCTGACGAGGACCACATGACCTACGAGGCCCACAAGGACGCCAAGTTCGTCGAGGACTGCGTCCGCGCGCTCGCCGAAGGTGTCGTCGAGACGTTCCCGGACCTGCCGGACGACGCTGTTGTGACGATGAAACAGTCCAACGACGAGTCCATCCACCAGCACAACGCCCACGCGGAGCGGGTGGCACAGCTGAGCGATCTACGACAGGAAGTTAGCGAATAG
- a CDS encoding alpha/beta fold hydrolase codes for MGQHASARDSTAWTVPASETPGVHELIDTNGIRLHTVTAGPSDGDLVVLLHGFPEFWYAWKHQLPRLADAGYRVVAPDLRGYNHSDKPDGVAAYHIDELVADVAGLVSALDREQAHVVGHDWGGVIAWQTAIDRPDVVDQLAVLNAPHPSAYERELRRSFDQLMRSWYVLYFQLPALPEIGLRWNDFALVERMLTKGPTRPDAFTETDVERYKRALGQPGALTAVVNYYRALARRNAKLTLTQGGVGSRPVTASTLLIWGVQDDALSLALTQDLDEWVPDCRVERLPAASHWVQFDAPEQVADLLLSHLS; via the coding sequence ATGGGACAACACGCCAGCGCTCGTGACAGCACTGCGTGGACAGTACCCGCATCGGAGACGCCCGGCGTCCACGAACTGATCGACACCAACGGCATCAGGCTCCACACCGTGACTGCCGGGCCATCCGACGGCGACCTCGTCGTCCTGCTACACGGTTTCCCCGAGTTCTGGTACGCTTGGAAACACCAGCTCCCGAGACTCGCCGACGCCGGCTACCGCGTGGTCGCGCCCGACCTCCGGGGGTACAACCACTCCGACAAGCCCGACGGCGTCGCCGCGTACCACATCGACGAACTGGTCGCCGACGTGGCAGGCCTCGTTTCGGCGCTCGACCGCGAACAGGCCCATGTTGTTGGCCACGACTGGGGCGGCGTCATCGCTTGGCAGACCGCCATCGACCGTCCCGACGTCGTTGACCAGCTAGCGGTCCTGAACGCGCCCCACCCGTCGGCGTACGAACGAGAGCTCCGCCGCTCGTTCGACCAGCTTATGCGGTCCTGGTACGTGCTGTACTTCCAGCTCCCGGCCCTCCCAGAAATCGGCCTCCGCTGGAACGACTTTGCCCTAGTTGAGCGGATGCTAACGAAGGGACCGACCCGTCCCGATGCATTCACCGAGACTGACGTGGAGCGGTACAAGCGGGCGCTCGGGCAACCGGGCGCGCTCACGGCCGTAGTCAACTACTACCGGGCGCTCGCTCGGCGGAATGCGAAACTGACGCTCACACAGGGCGGCGTCGGTAGCCGTCCGGTGACGGCGTCGACGCTCCTCATCTGGGGTGTCCAAGACGACGCGCTCTCGCTCGCCCTGACGCAGGATCTCGACGAGTGGGTTCCGGACTGTCGGGTCGAGCGGCTCCCGGCGGCGAGCCACTGGGTCCAGTTCGACGCCCCCGAGCAAGTGGCTGACCTGCTACTGTCACATCTGTCGTAG
- a CDS encoding AsnC family transcriptional regulator has product MSLQSGEWREQIDETDAALIDEFQSDFPIQERPFEAVGDTLGVSAETALDRVKTLRNDGIFRRFGPVLNPPVIGSSTLAAVSAPEDRFDKIAETINEYRQVNHNYARDHEWNMWFVVTAGSRQRRDEILAEIEDRTGCSVLVLPMLTDYYIDLEFPVVNGDRFARETRLADASPDERAAQSRVSESLETTDASATRISEDAAVDLSELDRRLLLEIQTGFPLVATPYRDVADAVDADVSDVLSAIKRLQRTGCIKRIGCVVNHIVTGFDNNCMVVWDVPDDALDERGQAVGELPYVTLCYHRPRRPEQDWQYNLFTMIHGREATVVDQKIDELATEHLPYDHDRLYSTATLKQTGARYDDIVGQ; this is encoded by the coding sequence ATGAGTCTCCAGTCGGGCGAGTGGCGTGAGCAGATCGACGAGACAGACGCTGCGCTCATCGACGAGTTCCAGAGCGACTTCCCGATTCAGGAACGCCCGTTCGAGGCTGTCGGTGACACGTTGGGGGTCTCGGCAGAGACAGCCCTCGACCGGGTCAAAACACTCCGTAACGACGGCATCTTCCGTCGGTTCGGCCCGGTCCTCAACCCACCGGTAATCGGCTCCTCGACGCTGGCTGCTGTCAGTGCCCCAGAGGACCGGTTTGACAAGATCGCCGAGACCATCAACGAGTACCGGCAGGTGAACCACAACTACGCTCGCGACCACGAGTGGAATATGTGGTTTGTCGTCACCGCGGGATCCCGACAGCGACGCGACGAGATTCTGGCCGAGATCGAGGACCGAACCGGCTGCTCGGTGCTCGTTTTGCCGATGTTGACCGACTACTACATCGATTTGGAGTTCCCGGTCGTCAACGGTGACCGGTTCGCCCGGGAGACGCGACTGGCGGACGCGTCTCCGGACGAACGAGCGGCGCAGTCGCGAGTCAGCGAGAGTCTAGAGACGACTGACGCCAGCGCAACGCGGATAAGCGAGGACGCCGCCGTCGATCTCTCGGAACTGGACCGGCGATTGCTGCTCGAAATTCAGACTGGGTTTCCACTCGTCGCAACGCCCTATCGCGACGTGGCGGACGCTGTCGATGCCGACGTTTCCGACGTCCTCTCGGCGATCAAGCGACTCCAGCGAACCGGCTGTATCAAGCGCATCGGCTGTGTCGTCAACCACATCGTTACCGGATTCGACAACAACTGTATGGTCGTCTGGGATGTGCCGGACGATGCCCTCGACGAACGTGGACAGGCAGTCGGCGAACTCCCCTATGTCACGCTCTGCTACCACCGGCCGCGCCGCCCGGAGCAGGACTGGCAGTACAACCTCTTTACCATGATTCACGGTCGCGAAGCAACCGTGGTCGATCAGAAGATAGACGAACTCGCGACCGAACACCTCCCCTACGACCACGATCGACTCTACTCGACGGCGACGCTCAAACAGACCGGCGCACGGTACGACGACATCGTCGGCCAGTAG